A genomic segment from Rhodospirillum centenum SW encodes:
- a CDS encoding TetR/AcrR family transcriptional regulator, producing MPDPLPRRRKETRPAELLEAALDLFAEKGFAATRMEDIAARAGASKGTLYLYFPSKQAVFEALVHSALLPNIERLETVVAGYEGRMSELLRTTLRILGRLLENRRLIVLPKLVLAEAANFPDLARFHKRAVVDRGLGLIASILERGMARGEFRRQDPLLVARLYVAPFLMMVMWRTTFEPLDDAFAIDTTRHLETHLDILLRGLAAEETP from the coding sequence ATGCCGGACCCCCTGCCCCGCCGCCGCAAGGAGACCCGCCCCGCCGAACTGCTGGAGGCGGCGCTGGACCTGTTCGCGGAGAAGGGATTCGCCGCCACCCGGATGGAGGACATCGCCGCCCGCGCCGGGGCGTCGAAGGGCACGCTCTATCTCTATTTCCCGTCCAAGCAGGCGGTGTTCGAGGCGCTGGTGCATTCCGCCCTGCTGCCGAACATCGAGCGGCTGGAGACCGTGGTCGCCGGCTACGAGGGCCGCATGTCCGAGCTGCTGCGGACCACCCTGCGCATCCTGGGCCGCCTGCTGGAAAACCGCCGGCTGATCGTCCTGCCCAAGCTGGTGCTGGCGGAAGCGGCGAACTTCCCGGACCTGGCCCGCTTCCACAAGCGCGCCGTGGTGGACCGCGGCCTGGGCCTGATCGCGTCCATCCTGGAGCGCGGCATGGCGCGCGGCGAGTTCCGCCGCCAGGACCCGCTGCTGGTCGCCCGGCTGTATGTCGCCCCCTTCCTGATGATGGTGATGTGGCGGACGACCTTCGAGCCGCTGGACGACGCCTTCGCCATCGATACGACCCGCCATCTGGAAACGCATCTGGACATCCTGCTGCGCGGCCTTGCCGCGGAGGAGACGCCATGA
- a CDS encoding HlyD family secretion protein: MTRRPRPPRAALALLPLLLLAAGCGDGGESGFQGYVEGQYLRMAAPEGGWLVDLAVAEGDRVVPGQPLFALEDTQQQAALAEAKGRLAQAMAQLADLRLGLRPEEIARIEARLRQAEALATYTAAELRRQQDLASRDVAARARLDLARSDARQAEAEVAAVKAELATARLPARSDAIQAAEAAVEAARAAVAQAEWRLAQRRVAAPAAALVEDTVRRPGEWVPAGGPVVTLLPPEQVKLVFFVPEPQRALLHPGDTVALSCTGCPDGLSARVSFVAPEAEYTPPVIYSLETRAKLVFRVEAEPQGSARDLLPGQPVTVRRTAIGVAGRIGIVELVLRAIVRAGSLVGGAP; the protein is encoded by the coding sequence ATGACCCGCCGCCCCCGGCCGCCGCGCGCGGCGCTGGCGCTTCTTCCCCTCCTCCTGCTGGCGGCCGGCTGCGGCGACGGTGGCGAAAGCGGCTTCCAGGGCTATGTCGAGGGGCAGTATCTGCGCATGGCCGCACCGGAGGGCGGCTGGCTGGTCGATCTGGCGGTGGCAGAGGGCGACAGGGTCGTCCCCGGCCAGCCCCTGTTCGCCCTGGAAGACACCCAGCAGCAGGCCGCCCTGGCCGAAGCGAAGGGCCGGCTGGCCCAGGCCATGGCGCAGCTCGCGGACCTGCGGCTGGGCCTGCGGCCGGAGGAGATCGCCCGGATCGAGGCGCGGCTGCGGCAGGCGGAGGCGCTGGCCACCTACACCGCCGCAGAATTGCGCCGGCAGCAGGATCTGGCCAGCCGCGACGTGGCCGCCCGCGCCCGGCTGGACCTCGCCCGCTCCGACGCGCGGCAGGCCGAGGCCGAGGTCGCCGCCGTGAAGGCGGAGCTGGCGACCGCCCGCCTGCCCGCCCGCAGCGACGCCATTCAGGCAGCCGAAGCCGCCGTGGAGGCCGCCCGCGCCGCCGTCGCCCAGGCCGAGTGGCGGCTGGCGCAGCGCCGCGTCGCGGCCCCGGCGGCGGCGCTGGTGGAGGATACGGTGCGCCGGCCGGGCGAATGGGTGCCGGCCGGTGGCCCCGTCGTCACGCTGCTGCCGCCGGAGCAGGTGAAGCTGGTCTTCTTCGTGCCGGAACCGCAGCGCGCCCTGCTGCACCCCGGTGACACGGTGGCACTGTCCTGCACCGGCTGCCCGGACGGGCTGAGCGCGCGGGTCAGCTTCGTGGCGCCGGAGGCGGAGTACACGCCACCCGTCATCTACAGCCTGGAAACCCGGGCCAAGCTGGTCTTCCGGGTCGAGGCCGAACCGCAGGGATCGGCGCGGGACCTGCTGCCCGGCCAGCCGGTCACGGTCCGGCGTACAGCGATCGGCGTGGCCGGACGGATCGGCATCGTGGAGCTTGTGCTGCGGGCCATCGTCCGCGCCGGCAGCCTGGTGGGAGGCGCGCCATGA
- a CDS encoding ABC transporter ATP-binding protein, translated as MSAAPAIDVTGLTKRFGPKTVVDGFSIQVRRGQIYGFLGPNGSGKTTTIRMLCGLLLPDGGSGTCLGFDIVREAWQIKRRVGYMTQRFSLYEDLSIKENLDFVARLYGLPDRPARVAAALDRLGLAHRRDQLAGTLSGGWKQRLALAACILHGPELLLLDEPTAGVDPKARREFWDEIHTLAADGMTVLVSTHYMDEAERCHRICYLAYGRLLADGTVEEVVRGSGLRTWYVAGPDARIAALARELAGRPGVEMVAPFGAALHVSGSDSARLDAAVAAFRDEPELRWREGGPGLEDVFIHLMNGVRDQFAPAAGKAAAAAGPARRAAS; from the coding sequence ATGAGCGCCGCCCCGGCCATCGACGTCACCGGGCTGACCAAGCGCTTCGGCCCGAAGACGGTCGTGGACGGCTTCTCCATCCAGGTACGGCGCGGCCAGATCTACGGTTTCCTGGGCCCCAACGGCAGCGGCAAGACCACCACCATCCGCATGCTCTGCGGCCTGCTGCTGCCGGACGGCGGCAGCGGCACCTGCCTGGGCTTCGACATCGTGCGGGAGGCATGGCAGATCAAGCGCCGCGTCGGCTACATGACGCAGCGGTTCAGCCTCTACGAGGACCTCTCCATCAAGGAGAACCTGGACTTCGTGGCCCGCCTCTACGGCCTGCCCGACCGGCCGGCGCGGGTCGCGGCGGCGCTGGACCGGCTGGGGCTGGCACACCGCCGCGACCAGCTGGCCGGAACCCTGTCGGGCGGCTGGAAGCAGCGTCTGGCGCTGGCCGCCTGCATCCTGCACGGGCCGGAGCTGCTGCTGCTGGACGAACCGACGGCCGGCGTCGATCCCAAGGCGCGGCGGGAGTTCTGGGACGAAATCCACACGCTGGCCGCCGACGGCATGACCGTGCTGGTCAGCACCCACTACATGGACGAGGCGGAGCGCTGCCACCGCATCTGCTATCTGGCCTATGGCCGGCTGCTGGCCGACGGCACGGTGGAGGAGGTGGTGCGCGGTTCCGGGCTGCGCACCTGGTACGTCGCCGGGCCGGACGCCCGCATCGCCGCCCTGGCGCGCGAGCTGGCGGGCCGGCCGGGGGTGGAGATGGTGGCCCCGTTCGGCGCCGCCCTGCATGTCAGCGGCAGCGACAGCGCGCGCCTGGACGCCGCCGTCGCCGCCTTCCGCGACGAGCCGGAGCTGCGCTGGCGCGAGGGCGGGCCGGGGCTGGAGGACGTCTTCATCCATCTGATGAACGGGGTGCGCGACCAGTTCGCGCCCGCCGCCGGCAAGGCCGCCGCTGCCGCCGGTCCCGCCCGGAGGGCCGCGTCATGA
- a CDS encoding ABC transporter permease, which produces MSRPGFAPGRLLAMMVKEFIQMKRDRLTFAMMVGIPVLQLTLFGFAINSDPRHLPTAVRVADQGPFTRTLLTTLETTGYFRIVAVTADEAEADRLLERGEVQFVVTIPAGFARDLVRGDRPRLLVEADATDPAATGNAVAALQQVALIGLAPDLTGALAGLAPTPAPFELAVHRRYNPEGLTQYNVVPGLVGVVLTMTMVLMTALAVTRERERGTMENLLAMPIRPAEVMLGKILPFIGVGFVQVVLVMAAARLLFGVPMVGSPAVLLLALLAFIAANLSVGFLFSTVAKNQLQAMQMTFFFFLPSILLSGFMFPFRGMPDWAQTVGEVLPLTHFLRIVRGIMLKGNGLAEVWPSLWPLLLFLAVVATLALNRYRQTLD; this is translated from the coding sequence ATGAGCCGCCCCGGCTTCGCCCCCGGCCGTCTTCTGGCGATGATGGTCAAGGAGTTCATCCAGATGAAGCGGGACCGGCTGACCTTCGCCATGATGGTCGGCATCCCGGTGCTCCAGCTCACCCTGTTCGGCTTCGCCATCAACTCCGACCCCAGGCATCTTCCGACCGCCGTCCGGGTGGCGGACCAGGGCCCCTTCACCCGCACGCTGCTGACGACCCTGGAGACCACGGGATATTTCCGCATCGTCGCCGTGACGGCGGACGAGGCGGAGGCCGACCGGCTGCTGGAGCGGGGGGAGGTGCAGTTCGTCGTCACGATCCCGGCCGGCTTCGCCCGCGATCTGGTCCGCGGCGACCGGCCCCGCCTGCTGGTGGAGGCGGACGCGACTGACCCCGCCGCCACGGGCAACGCGGTCGCGGCCTTGCAGCAGGTGGCGCTGATCGGGCTGGCACCGGACCTGACGGGGGCGCTGGCCGGGCTGGCGCCCACCCCCGCCCCGTTCGAGCTGGCGGTCCACCGCCGCTACAATCCGGAGGGGTTGACCCAGTACAACGTGGTGCCCGGTCTGGTCGGCGTGGTGCTGACCATGACCATGGTGCTGATGACGGCGCTGGCCGTCACCCGCGAGCGGGAGCGCGGCACCATGGAGAACCTGCTGGCCATGCCGATCCGCCCGGCGGAGGTGATGCTGGGCAAGATCCTTCCCTTCATCGGCGTCGGCTTCGTCCAGGTGGTGCTGGTGATGGCGGCGGCCCGGCTGCTGTTCGGGGTGCCGATGGTGGGCAGCCCGGCCGTGCTGCTGCTGGCGCTGCTGGCCTTCATCGCCGCCAACCTGTCGGTCGGCTTCCTGTTCTCCACGGTGGCGAAGAACCAGCTTCAGGCGATGCAGATGACGTTCTTCTTCTTCCTGCCGTCGATCCTGCTGTCGGGCTTCATGTTCCCGTTCCGCGGCATGCCGGACTGGGCGCAGACGGTCGGCGAGGTGCTGCCGCTGACCCACTTCCTGCGCATCGTCCGCGGCATCATGCTGAAGGGCAACGGGCTGGCCGAGGTCTGGCCCAGCCTGTGGCCGCTGCTCCTGTTCCTTGCCGTGGTGGCGACACTGGCGCTGAACCGCTACCGGCAGACCCTGGACTGA
- a CDS encoding MFS transporter, producing MAPTRPLLVLTCGSLALALALGIRQDFGLLLAPMAADTGWSLAGLAFGLALQQLVWGVAQPLVGALADVKGPRIVVAGGGVAFVAGLLLMGFGGSLPLFQLGAGLFIGTALAAVGFSVVLGTVARAAPEARRSLYLGLASAGGSFGMFAFVPLGQGLIGGLGWQGALLALALTALAIPVLALALGGPPPAHRTLPGGGLGQALRAASRHDGFWLLTAGFFVCGFHVAFISVHLPGYVAACGLAPEIGAWSLALVGLFNVAGSLAAGQLGGRYRPKVLLSGIYFARGLVLLAFLLSAKTPAVTLAFAAAMGFLWLSTVPLTTGVVAGIFGPTYVSTLFGLVFLGHQIGAFLGAWAGGLSVEWLGSYDAVWWASVALAFFAALVHLPIRDARLPQTVTGAA from the coding sequence ATGGCCCCCACCCGTCCGCTGCTGGTGCTGACCTGCGGGTCGCTGGCTCTCGCCCTGGCCCTGGGCATCCGTCAGGATTTCGGCCTCCTGCTCGCCCCCATGGCGGCGGACACCGGCTGGTCGCTGGCCGGGCTGGCCTTCGGGCTGGCGCTGCAGCAGCTCGTCTGGGGCGTGGCGCAGCCGCTCGTGGGGGCGCTCGCCGATGTGAAGGGACCCCGCATCGTCGTCGCTGGGGGTGGTGTGGCCTTCGTCGCGGGGCTGCTGCTGATGGGGTTCGGCGGCTCGCTGCCGCTGTTCCAGCTCGGGGCCGGGCTGTTCATCGGCACGGCGCTGGCGGCCGTGGGCTTCTCCGTCGTGCTGGGAACGGTGGCGCGGGCAGCGCCGGAGGCGCGGCGCAGCCTCTATCTCGGCCTCGCCAGCGCGGGCGGCAGCTTCGGCATGTTCGCCTTCGTGCCGCTGGGGCAGGGCCTGATCGGCGGGCTGGGCTGGCAGGGGGCGCTTCTGGCGCTGGCCCTGACGGCGCTGGCGATCCCTGTCCTGGCGCTGGCGCTGGGCGGCCCGCCGCCGGCGCACCGGACCCTGCCGGGCGGCGGGCTGGGGCAGGCCCTGCGGGCGGCGTCGCGGCATGACGGGTTCTGGCTGCTGACGGCGGGCTTCTTCGTCTGCGGCTTCCACGTCGCCTTCATCAGCGTGCATCTGCCCGGCTATGTCGCGGCCTGCGGGCTGGCGCCGGAGATCGGGGCCTGGTCGCTGGCTCTGGTCGGGCTGTTCAACGTGGCGGGCAGCCTCGCGGCCGGGCAGCTCGGCGGTCGGTACCGGCCGAAGGTCCTGCTGTCGGGCATCTACTTCGCCCGCGGGCTGGTGCTGCTGGCCTTCCTGCTCTCGGCCAAGACGCCGGCCGTGACCCTGGCCTTCGCGGCGGCGATGGGGTTCCTCTGGCTCTCCACGGTGCCGCTGACGACGGGGGTGGTGGCCGGCATCTTCGGGCCGACCTATGTCTCCACCCTGTTCGGGCTGGTCTTCCTGGGCCATCAGATCGGCGCCTTCCTGGGCGCCTGGGCCGGCGGGCTGTCGGTGGAATGGCTGGGCAGCTACGACGCCGTCTGGTGGGCCTCGGTCGCGCTCGCCTTCTTCGCGGCCCTGGTCCACCTGCCGATCCGCGACGCCCGCCTGCCGCAGACCGTGACGGGTGCCGCCTGA
- a CDS encoding MIC19/MIC25 domain-containing protein gives MSAPGRPRPAFPFPALALPLLLAACVPPVPGEDVVWGPPSPSRPPPSDYYDPPSWYRDDDRDDRVRDYRYNGRCDDPRYETSNGGKADHGTDEYDCLLYGNGLRGKYVSGKREGTFARNSVCDDPTYAYTTGRAQPGTDQFDCTRYGRGLKVFYRPGTLPSPPPVVDHRPPPPPVVRPDPRPDPRPDPRPDPRPPRPDPDRFDPDDGRDRPPRVDEALRRAREEAAREEAQRRRAEDEARRQADSERRAHEEARRREEMRERAEREQAAREQADRERAAQERAAQERAEREAREQAQRDQAAREQAAREQAERERIADPDDGRDRPPRVSEALRRARGQPQVQEH, from the coding sequence ATGTCCGCTCCCGGCCGGCCGCGTCCGGCGTTCCCGTTCCCGGCCCTCGCCCTTCCCCTGCTGCTCGCGGCCTGCGTGCCGCCCGTTCCCGGCGAGGACGTGGTCTGGGGTCCGCCCTCGCCGAGCCGCCCGCCGCCTTCCGACTACTACGATCCCCCGTCCTGGTACCGCGACGACGACCGCGACGACCGGGTGCGCGACTACCGCTACAACGGTCGCTGCGACGATCCGCGCTACGAGACCTCCAATGGCGGCAAGGCCGACCACGGCACCGACGAATACGACTGCCTGCTCTACGGCAACGGGCTGCGCGGCAAGTATGTCAGCGGCAAGCGCGAAGGGACCTTCGCCCGCAACAGCGTCTGCGACGATCCCACCTACGCCTACACCACGGGCCGGGCGCAGCCGGGCACCGACCAGTTCGACTGCACCCGCTACGGCCGCGGTCTGAAGGTGTTCTACCGGCCGGGCACGCTGCCATCGCCCCCGCCGGTGGTGGACCACCGGCCGCCGCCGCCCCCCGTCGTCCGGCCCGATCCAAGGCCCGATCCAAGGCCCGATCCCCGGCCCGACCCGCGGCCGCCGCGTCCCGATCCCGACCGCTTCGATCCCGACGATGGCCGGGACCGGCCGCCGCGGGTGGACGAGGCGCTGCGCCGGGCACGGGAGGAGGCGGCCCGGGAGGAGGCGCAGCGCCGCCGGGCGGAGGACGAGGCCCGCCGGCAGGCCGACTCCGAACGCCGCGCCCATGAGGAAGCGCGCCGCCGCGAGGAGATGCGGGAGCGCGCCGAGAGGGAACAGGCCGCGCGCGAACAGGCGGACCGGGAACGCGCCGCCCAGGAACGCGCCGCCCAGGAACGGGCCGAGCGCGAGGCGCGCGAGCAGGCTCAGCGCGACCAGGCGGCCCGGGAACAGGCGGCCCGCGAGCAGGCCGAGCGCGAGCGCATCGCCGATCCCGACGACGGCCGGGACCGCCCGCCCCGGGTGAGCGAGGCGCTGCGCCGGGCCCGCGGTCAGCCGCAGGTGCAGGAGCACTGA
- the ettA gene encoding energy-dependent translational throttle protein EttA — MASYQYVYVMKGVTKVYPGGKKVFENIWLSFYPGAKIGVLGVNGAGKSTLLKIMAGLDKDYHGEAWAADGVKVGYLPQEPQLDPTKNVRDNVMDGVAETKALLDRFNEVSNLMADPDADFDTLLAEQADLQEKIDAANAWELDRTVEIAMDALRCPDGEAEVAKLSGGEKRRVALCKLLLSRPDMLLLDEPTNHLDAESVAWLQRFLADYPGTVVMVTHDRYFLDAVTGWILELDRGSGIPYEGNYSSWLEQKQKRLEQESRENDARQKFLASELEWVRASPKARQAKSKARIQSYEEMLAQANQKESVTETKIVIPTPPRLGNLVIEAENLKKGFGDRLLIDDLSFRLPPGGIVGVIGPNGAGKTTLFRMITGSEKPDDGAFRVGDTVSLGYVDQSRDTLNDKKTVWEEISDGLDMIELGKKSMPSRAYVSAFNFRGPDQQKKVGVLSGGERNRVHLAKMLKSGANVLLLDEPTNDLDVETLRALEEALVAFPGCAVVISHDRWFLDRIATHILAFEGDSQVVWFEGNYADYEADRHRRLGAEADQPHRIKYKPLVRA, encoded by the coding sequence ATGGCCAGCTATCAGTACGTCTACGTCATGAAGGGTGTGACCAAGGTCTACCCCGGTGGCAAGAAGGTCTTCGAGAACATCTGGCTGAGCTTCTATCCCGGCGCCAAGATCGGCGTCCTGGGCGTGAACGGCGCCGGTAAGTCCACCCTGCTGAAGATCATGGCGGGGCTCGACAAGGACTACCATGGCGAGGCCTGGGCCGCCGACGGCGTGAAGGTCGGTTACCTGCCGCAGGAGCCGCAGCTCGACCCGACGAAGAACGTCCGCGACAACGTCATGGACGGCGTGGCCGAGACGAAGGCGCTGCTGGACCGCTTCAACGAGGTCTCCAACCTCATGGCGGACCCCGATGCCGACTTCGACACGCTGCTGGCCGAGCAGGCCGACCTGCAGGAGAAGATCGACGCCGCCAACGCCTGGGAGCTGGACCGCACGGTCGAGATCGCCATGGACGCGCTGCGCTGCCCCGACGGCGAGGCCGAGGTGGCCAAGCTGTCCGGCGGCGAGAAGCGCCGCGTGGCGCTGTGCAAGCTGCTGCTGTCCCGGCCGGACATGCTGCTGCTGGACGAGCCGACCAACCATCTGGACGCCGAGAGCGTGGCGTGGCTCCAGCGTTTCCTGGCCGACTATCCGGGCACCGTCGTGATGGTCACCCACGACCGTTACTTCCTGGATGCGGTCACCGGCTGGATCCTGGAGCTGGACCGTGGCTCGGGCATCCCCTACGAGGGCAACTACTCCTCCTGGCTCGAGCAGAAGCAGAAGCGCCTGGAGCAGGAGAGCCGCGAGAACGACGCCCGGCAGAAGTTCCTGGCGAGCGAGCTGGAGTGGGTGCGCGCCAGCCCGAAGGCGCGTCAGGCCAAGTCGAAGGCCCGCATCCAGTCCTACGAGGAGATGCTGGCCCAGGCGAACCAGAAGGAAAGCGTCACCGAGACCAAGATCGTCATCCCCACGCCGCCGCGGCTGGGCAATCTGGTGATCGAGGCGGAGAACCTGAAGAAGGGCTTCGGCGACCGGCTGCTGATCGACGACCTGTCCTTCCGCCTGCCGCCGGGCGGCATCGTCGGCGTGATCGGCCCGAACGGCGCGGGCAAGACCACCCTGTTCCGCATGATCACCGGCAGCGAGAAGCCCGACGACGGGGCCTTCCGCGTCGGCGACACGGTGAGCCTGGGCTATGTCGATCAGAGCCGCGACACGCTGAATGACAAGAAGACCGTCTGGGAGGAGATCTCCGACGGGCTGGACATGATCGAACTGGGCAAGAAGTCCATGCCCAGCCGCGCCTATGTCAGCGCCTTCAACTTCCGCGGCCCCGACCAGCAGAAGAAGGTCGGCGTGCTGTCGGGCGGTGAGCGCAACCGTGTGCATCTGGCGAAGATGCTGAAGTCCGGCGCCAATGTCCTGCTGCTGGACGAGCCGACCAACGACCTGGACGTGGAGACGCTGCGGGCGCTGGAAGAGGCGCTGGTGGCCTTCCCCGGCTGCGCCGTCGTCATCTCGCACGACCGCTGGTTCCTCGACCGCATCGCCACCCACATCCTGGCCTTCGAGGGCGACAGCCAGGTGGTCTGGTTCGAGGGCAACTACGCCGACTACGAGGCCGACCGTCACCGCCGCCTGGGGGCGGAGGCCGACCAGCCGCACCGCATCAAGTACAAGCCGCTCGTCCGCGCCTGA
- a CDS encoding YaiI/YqxD family protein gives MDIFIDADACPVKEETFRVALRYDLRVFLVANAPLRLPPQGRVELVVVPGSFDAADDWIAERIDQGDIAVTSDIPLAKRCLDKGARVVPPNGRQFTPANIGAALASRALMQDLREMARADGTALRGNAPFSAQDRSRFLQELDTVINAVRRGR, from the coding sequence CTGGACATCTTCATCGACGCCGACGCCTGCCCGGTGAAGGAGGAGACCTTCCGCGTGGCCCTGCGCTACGACCTCCGGGTCTTCCTCGTCGCCAACGCGCCGCTGCGGCTGCCGCCGCAGGGGCGGGTGGAGCTGGTCGTGGTGCCGGGCAGCTTCGACGCCGCCGACGACTGGATCGCCGAGCGCATCGACCAGGGTGACATCGCCGTGACCAGCGACATCCCGCTGGCCAAGCGCTGCCTGGACAAGGGCGCCCGCGTGGTGCCGCCCAACGGGCGCCAGTTCACCCCGGCCAACATCGGTGCCGCCCTGGCGAGCCGGGCGCTGATGCAGGACCTGCGGGAGATGGCGCGGGCCGACGGCACGGCCCTGCGCGGCAACGCCCCCTTCTCCGCCCAGGACCGCTCCCGCTTCCTGCAGGAACTGGACACCGTCATCAACGCGGTGCGCCGGGGCCGCTGA
- a CDS encoding DUF4870 family protein, protein MSHADPYSTRRREALHNAVLIAWISYGVGLLTSWVTGPIGFIIAVVKRGDAIGTIYESHFAALIRSGIIVFIGYAVGWVLTPVLIGFPILVLTFVYNLYVVVRGLLRLSERRPYD, encoded by the coding sequence ATGAGCCACGCCGATCCCTACAGCACCCGCCGCCGGGAGGCGCTGCACAACGCCGTCCTGATCGCCTGGATCAGCTACGGCGTGGGTCTGCTGACCTCCTGGGTCACCGGGCCGATCGGCTTCATCATCGCCGTGGTGAAGCGCGGCGATGCCATCGGCACGATCTATGAGAGCCACTTCGCGGCGCTGATCCGCAGCGGCATCATCGTCTTCATCGGCTACGCCGTCGGCTGGGTGCTGACCCCCGTCCTGATCGGCTTCCCGATCCTGGTCCTGACATTCGTCTACAATCTCTATGTCGTCGTCCGCGGCCTGCTGCGCCTGTCGGAGCGGCGGCCCTACGACTGA
- a CDS encoding 2-hydroxychromene-2-carboxylate isomerase: MPAPVTVDFYYSPASPYAYLASTQMLQLQIETRCRVDWYPVSGRMLIAKAGYDYGSLQGRSGQFNPEYRRTDLERWARLYGVPCRDYSRVTIQDPVRLALACVAARRFDAGQVFARALMKAVCVDGPDVIDDSVLIAIANDTAGIEPHLFAPMLDDPETAAIHQGLIDTAVAAGCFGVPSFVVAGREVVFGNDRLPLLRQAIREAQQAG, encoded by the coding sequence ATGCCTGCGCCTGTCACGGTCGATTTCTACTACAGCCCGGCCAGCCCCTACGCCTATCTCGCCTCCACCCAGATGTTGCAGCTCCAGATCGAGACGCGCTGCCGGGTGGACTGGTATCCCGTCTCGGGGCGCATGCTGATCGCCAAGGCCGGCTACGATTACGGCAGCCTCCAGGGCCGGTCCGGCCAGTTCAATCCGGAATACCGGCGCACCGATCTGGAGCGCTGGGCCCGGCTCTACGGCGTGCCCTGCCGCGATTACAGCCGCGTCACCATCCAGGACCCGGTGCGGCTGGCGCTGGCCTGTGTCGCCGCCCGCCGCTTCGACGCGGGCCAGGTGTTCGCCCGCGCGCTGATGAAGGCGGTCTGTGTGGACGGTCCCGACGTGATCGACGATTCCGTGCTGATCGCCATCGCCAACGACACCGCCGGGATCGAGCCGCACCTGTTCGCGCCCATGCTGGACGATCCGGAGACCGCGGCGATCCACCAGGGCCTGATCGACACGGCGGTGGCCGCCGGCTGCTTCGGCGTGCCCAGCTTCGTCGTGGCCGGCCGGGAGGTGGTGTTCGGCAACGACCGCCTGCCGCTGCTGCGTCAGGCGATCCGCGAGGCGCAGCAGGCCGGCTGA
- a CDS encoding DUF3667 domain-containing protein gives MIGNDAVGTAAGETAATLAAAELALGGSGRPEGAGPEAGAPEAGARCRNCGTPVAGRFCTTCGQSLRDDSRSLWSLVREALEGLYNFDGRVLLTLRHLFLRPGLMTADWNAGKRARYVPPLRLYLFTSLLFFLTLSQANVALLVVEMAPAEGAGNPAATAPAAPEGEAAGSADAGPGADAGSGADVAAGSVVVTTDRAARFRFLVDLDTWKPPAQIDMAQVQQSLDENLRIKTGDPESEAAVLDWVRRLFHGMAVSVDQPQSLNRIMGDKLAKLMFVLMPVFAVLLALLYRRQHRYMVEHLVFALHLHTLVFATVMLAVWLQQVPGTVLAPAVGWAMQGFPVLVGAYLWLALRRVYGQGVVKTTVKGALLGATYFVIVSTVLVATLVLSLPEV, from the coding sequence ATGATCGGGAACGATGCCGTCGGGACGGCCGCGGGCGAGACGGCCGCCACCCTGGCCGCGGCCGAACTGGCCCTGGGCGGCAGCGGCCGGCCGGAGGGAGCCGGGCCCGAGGCTGGCGCGCCCGAGGCTGGCGCGCGCTGCCGCAACTGCGGCACGCCTGTCGCCGGGCGCTTCTGCACCACCTGCGGCCAGTCCCTGCGGGACGATTCCCGGTCGCTGTGGAGCCTGGTCAGGGAGGCGCTGGAGGGGCTCTACAATTTCGACGGACGGGTGCTGCTGACGCTGCGGCACCTGTTCCTGCGCCCCGGCCTGATGACGGCGGACTGGAACGCCGGCAAGCGGGCGCGCTACGTACCGCCGCTGCGGCTCTACCTGTTCACCTCGCTCCTGTTCTTCCTGACCCTCTCGCAGGCGAACGTCGCGCTGCTCGTCGTCGAGATGGCGCCGGCAGAGGGGGCGGGAAACCCCGCGGCCACGGCACCCGCCGCTCCTGAAGGCGAGGCGGCAGGCTCCGCCGATGCGGGACCGGGGGCCGATGCGGGATCGGGGGCCGATGTGGCGGCGGGGTCGGTGGTCGTGACGACGGACAGGGCCGCGCGCTTCCGCTTCCTGGTGGACCTGGATACCTGGAAGCCCCCGGCGCAGATCGACATGGCGCAGGTGCAGCAGAGCCTGGACGAGAACCTCCGCATCAAGACCGGCGATCCGGAGTCCGAAGCCGCGGTGCTGGACTGGGTGCGCCGGCTGTTCCACGGCATGGCCGTCAGCGTGGACCAGCCGCAGTCGCTGAACCGAATCATGGGCGACAAGCTGGCGAAGCTGATGTTCGTGCTGATGCCGGTCTTCGCGGTCCTGCTGGCCCTGCTGTACCGGCGGCAGCACCGCTACATGGTCGAGCATCTGGTCTTCGCCCTGCACCTGCACACCCTGGTCTTCGCCACCGTGATGCTGGCGGTCTGGCTGCAACAGGTGCCGGGCACCGTGCTGGCGCCGGCGGTCGGCTGGGCGATGCAGGGCTTCCCCGTCCTGGTCGGCGCCTATCTCTGGCTGGCGCTGCGCCGGGTCTACGGCCAGGGGGTTGTGAAGACGACGGTGAAGGGGGCGCTGCTGGGCGCGACCTATTTCGTCATCGTCTCCACGGTTCTGGTCGCCACCCTGGTGCTGAGCCTGCCCGAGGTCTGA